A region from the Toxotes jaculatrix isolate fToxJac2 chromosome 2, fToxJac2.pri, whole genome shotgun sequence genome encodes:
- the dpm1 gene encoding dolichol-phosphate mannosyltransferase subunit 1 — MASRKTSHPSRDSGDKYSVLLPTYNERENLPLIVWLLVKYFGESGYNYEIIVIDDGSPDGTLEVAEQLQKIYGEDKILLRPRAKKLGLGTAYIHGMKHATGNFIIIMDADLSHHPKFIPEFIEKQKEGDYDLVSGTRYRGNGGVYGWDLRRKLISRGANFLTQVLLRPGASDLTGSFRLYKKKVLENLVERCVSKGYVFQMEMIVRARQLNYTVGEVPISFVDRVYGESKLGGNEIVSFVKGLLTLFATT, encoded by the exons ATGGCAAGCCGAAAAACTTCTCATCCAAGCCGAGACAGTGGAGACAAATATTCAGTCTTATTACCTACCTACAACGAAAGGGAAAACCTGCCTCTGATAGTGTGGCTTTTGGTGAAATACTTCGGTGAAAG tgGATATAATTACGAGATAATCGTCATTGACGACGGAAGCCCAGATGGCACACTGGAGGTGGCAGAGCAGTTGCAGAAAATCTATGGAGAGGACAAGATA CTTCTACGACCTAGAGCAAAAAAATTAGGCCTAG GCACTGCCTACATCCACGGCATGAAGCACGCAACTGGgaacttcatcatcatcatggatGCAGATCTTTCCCACCAT cccaAATTTATCCCAGAATTTATCGA AAAGCAGAAGGAGGGTGATTATGACCTGGTGTCTGGTACTCGATACCGCGGCAACGGAGGCGTGTATGGCTGGGACTTGCGCAGGAAACTCATCAG CCGGGGAGCCAACTTTTTGACTCAAGTGTTGTTGAGACCCGGTGCTTCAGACCTCACAGGCAGCTTCAG GCTGTACAAGAAGAAGGTGTTGGAGAATCTAGTTGAGCGGTGTGTGTCCAAAGGGTACGTCTTTCAGATGGAGATGATCGTCCGCGCCAGACAGCTCAACTACACAGTCGGAGAG GTCCCCATTTCCTTTGTGGATCGAGTTTATGGAGAGTCCAAACTGGGAGGGAATGAGATTGTGTCATTCGTGAAAGGACTGCTCACACTCTTTGCCACCACATGA